The proteins below come from a single Myxosarcina sp. GI1 genomic window:
- a CDS encoding FAD-dependent oxidoreductase: MNQLQSSVGQGKTYIVGAGVAGLLVADALIELSSSRSQTLPNIEIIDQAFSVGEKLTKGNGRSMTVSEGLVAAGATPAQLRAAFTTSVFEGGMLYPGFAPTEADRQAIIAYIKSMEADVEEQAQILAQQGMETDVNAAALLARDDALLRFGFANVELWQVFARKNPIIAAKSGLQMNEKFRIYEGATAKKRAIKEVESINRIGAEFGASSSARLISYREAIAIDPALKPYFLSRLDEAGNYQGAITMQPGGVIHGGLLVRELEQKLRQLGVTFSLGLKVCGIELDSDGRIVGLKVLKNGVETAIGSPKDRFICTTGCDRLLSQSGIFSEELFPIAGTSITIPVDEEAVRRGIPFSRKSWKQDGVGPLVISPTFSANDEFIAFIDALDPATFDPLAPEIRELEFFSAEFSESFVAQTFNPQTIDPRQPDFDPFCVGARAGSWELRIGGLKFYPGREEALDLDHSGVRWALHEQIKKAIEFMPELMSHVLQRSLPTVDTDGYQGDRVTAEDLLKLQPWTGARPMYDKGMAAVGAFCSNGYAIVGTGSWGMACGLGNAAIIAQLVNEIPQTELKVGNMKSHGIIDYLQRVLPSRLKRANGSCQSQIFESELV; the protein is encoded by the coding sequence ATGAATCAGCTACAGTCTTCTGTCGGTCAGGGCAAAACTTATATTGTCGGTGCGGGAGTGGCAGGGCTTTTAGTTGCCGATGCTTTAATTGAGTTGAGTAGCTCTAGATCTCAAACCCTACCAAATATTGAAATTATCGACCAGGCATTTAGCGTTGGTGAAAAATTAACTAAAGGTAACGGGCGTAGCATGACCGTAAGTGAAGGATTGGTAGCAGCAGGAGCAACGCCAGCACAATTACGGGCTGCTTTTACTACCTCGGTTTTTGAAGGCGGAATGTTGTATCCAGGCTTTGCACCCACCGAAGCAGATCGTCAAGCGATTATTGCTTATATCAAAAGTATGGAAGCAGATGTAGAAGAACAGGCACAAATTCTTGCCCAACAGGGCATGGAAACAGATGTTAATGCTGCTGCCTTACTAGCTCGTGACGACGCACTGCTAAGATTTGGATTTGCCAACGTCGAGCTATGGCAAGTGTTTGCTCGGAAAAATCCGATAATTGCTGCCAAGTCTGGTCTGCAAATGAACGAGAAATTTAGAATTTACGAAGGCGCGACAGCAAAAAAACGAGCGATAAAGGAAGTAGAAAGCATCAATCGTATTGGCGCGGAATTTGGAGCGAGTAGTAGTGCCAGGCTAATTAGTTATCGAGAAGCGATCGCTATCGATCCCGCTCTCAAGCCATATTTTTTGTCGCGGTTGGACGAGGCTGGCAATTATCAAGGAGCGATTACCATGCAGCCTGGGGGAGTGATTCACGGCGGGCTTTTAGTAAGAGAACTAGAACAAAAGCTGCGGCAATTGGGGGTAACTTTTAGTTTAGGGCTAAAAGTCTGCGGTATTGAATTAGACTCTGACGGGCGAATTGTGGGATTGAAAGTGCTTAAAAATGGAGTAGAGACAGCAATAGGTTCGCCGAAAGATCGCTTTATATGTACTACTGGCTGCGATCGCCTGCTTTCTCAGTCGGGTATTTTCTCTGAGGAGTTGTTTCCCATTGCTGGAACTAGCATTACTATCCCCGTAGATGAAGAAGCCGTTCGTCGTGGCATTCCTTTTTCTAGAAAGTCTTGGAAACAAGATGGCGTAGGACCGTTAGTTATCAGTCCTACCTTCTCGGCAAACGATGAATTTATCGCCTTTATAGATGCTCTCGACCCTGCTACTTTCGATCCTCTAGCCCCAGAAATTAGAGAATTGGAGTTTTTTAGTGCGGAATTTAGCGAATCGTTTGTGGCTCAAACTTTTAATCCCCAGACTATCGATCCCCGTCAGCCAGACTTCGATCCCTTTTGTGTTGGTGCTAGAGCAGGTAGCTGGGAACTAAGGATTGGAGGCTTGAAGTTCTATCCAGGTCGGGAAGAAGCACTAGATCTCGACCATTCGGGAGTGCGCTGGGCGTTGCACGAACAGATTAAAAAGGCGATCGAGTTTATGCCAGAACTAATGTCTCATGTCTTGCAGCGATCGCTTCCTACAGTCGATACCGATGGCTACCAAGGCGATCGAGTTACTGCAGAAGATTTACTCAAACTTCAGCCCTGGACGGGAGCTAGACCGATGTACGACAAAGGTATGGCAGCAGTGGGAGCTTTTTGTAGTAATGGCTATGCTATAGTCGGTACGGGGTCTTGGGGAATGGCTTGCGGTCTTGGTAATGCAGCAATTATCGCTCAATTAGTTAACGAAATTCCTCAAACCGAGCTAAAAGTGGGCAATATGAAATCTCATGGGATTATTGACTATCTCCAGAGAGTTTTACCATCTCGACTTAAAAGAGCGAATGGATCTTGTCAGAGTCAGATTTTTGAAAGTGAATTGGTCTAA
- a CDS encoding DUF4178 domain-containing protein, translating into MVWLVAIAAVIGAIVLLVLQQKGVLPQGKTSPQLPALERNIFNLEIGDIVQYLDTDWVVEGKLTYDDNGYIWLEYLLQTDDRLAWLSVDEDDRVEVALLEPNNQIDISGTPPKQLTYADEIYSLVGSGKATMTRTGTTLNRTASKCTYYDYRANNKVLSIEVWDEDVEVTTGEKINPRMLTLLPGDGQRVYGS; encoded by the coding sequence ATGGTTTGGTTAGTGGCGATCGCAGCAGTTATTGGAGCTATAGTATTACTTGTACTGCAACAAAAGGGTGTTCTTCCCCAAGGTAAAACTAGCCCGCAGCTACCAGCTTTAGAACGCAATATTTTTAACTTAGAAATTGGCGATATCGTTCAGTATTTAGACACAGATTGGGTGGTAGAGGGTAAGCTGACTTATGATGACAATGGCTATATCTGGCTGGAATATTTACTCCAAACAGACGATCGGCTTGCATGGCTGTCGGTAGATGAAGACGATCGCGTAGAGGTAGCATTGCTCGAACCCAATAACCAAATTGACATTAGCGGTACACCTCCCAAACAGTTGACTTATGCCGATGAAATCTATAGTTTAGTTGGCTCTGGTAAAGCTACTATGACTCGTACGGGTACGACTTTAAACCGCACCGCTAGCAAATGTACTTACTACGATTACCGCGCTAATAACAAAGTTCTATCGATTGAAGTCTGGGACGAAGATGTGGAAGTAACTACGGGAGAAAAAATTAATCCCAGAATGCTAACTTTATTACCAGGAGATGGACAGAGAGTTTATGGCAGTTAA
- the solA gene encoding N-methyl-L-tryptophan oxidase produces the protein MSENFDVIVLGAGGMGSAAAYYLSKANQKVLLLEQFELNHQQGSSYGYSRVIRYSYDNPVYVELMRAAYPLWFALQEEAKETLYVRTGGLDFGLPSQPTFAKLRHSMDRAKLQYEHLTAAEAGDRFPQFQFESGMEALYQHETGLLAASKCVLAHTRCAIERGAIFKDRTPVTEIKVGSDSVEVTTPTETYSAGAIVITAGSWAKQLLERQGIELPLKVMPCQLGFFEPDQPAEYEPGRFPVFFAHMNGDYGEMPYGIPSHDGSGLKVTTFYGWNTVNSPAEVDYTPDPDWIERMRGFIARYIPKANGSLVSTRRCLYTMTPDKDFVIDRHREYPHVVFGAGFSGHGFKFTTLIGSILADLALKGETEHDISLFELERFQTVAV, from the coding sequence ATGAGCGAAAACTTTGACGTTATTGTCTTAGGTGCAGGAGGTATGGGAAGTGCTGCTGCTTACTATCTCTCCAAAGCCAACCAAAAAGTTCTGTTGCTAGAGCAATTTGAACTCAATCATCAGCAAGGTAGTTCTTATGGCTACTCCCGTGTTATTCGATATTCATATGACAATCCCGTATATGTCGAGCTAATGCGAGCGGCTTATCCATTATGGTTCGCTTTGCAGGAAGAGGCTAAAGAAACTCTATACGTGCGAACGGGAGGACTGGATTTTGGTCTGCCCAGTCAACCGACTTTTGCTAAATTACGCCACAGCATGGATCGAGCTAAACTCCAATACGAACATTTGACTGCTGCTGAGGCAGGCGATCGCTTTCCGCAATTTCAGTTCGAGTCTGGTATGGAGGCACTATATCAGCATGAAACTGGTTTGTTAGCAGCTTCTAAATGCGTCCTGGCGCATACTCGGTGTGCGATCGAGCGAGGAGCTATTTTCAAAGATCGTACTCCCGTAACCGAAATAAAAGTTGGCAGCGACTCGGTAGAAGTTACTACCCCTACCGAGACATACAGTGCTGGTGCGATCGTAATTACCGCAGGCAGTTGGGCAAAACAACTTCTGGAAAGACAGGGAATCGAACTACCTTTAAAAGTTATGCCCTGTCAGCTAGGCTTTTTTGAACCAGACCAGCCAGCCGAGTATGAACCAGGACGCTTTCCCGTCTTCTTTGCTCACATGAATGGAGACTATGGAGAAATGCCCTACGGTATTCCCAGTCATGATGGTTCTGGACTAAAAGTAACGACTTTCTACGGCTGGAACACAGTAAATTCTCCTGCTGAAGTAGACTATACTCCCGACCCCGATTGGATCGAGCGAATGCGGGGCTTTATCGCTAGATATATTCCTAAAGCAAACGGTTCTTTAGTGTCAACCCGTCGCTGTCTGTATACCATGACCCCCGATAAAGACTTTGTTATCGATCGCCATCGAGAATATCCCCACGTAGTCTTTGGAGCGGGTTTTTCGGGACACGGATTTAAGTTTACTACTCTAATCGGCAGTATTTTAGCAGACTTGGCACTTAAAGGCGAAACCGAACACGACATCAGCTTGTTTGAGCTAGAACGTTTTCAAACAGTAGCGGTATAG
- a CDS encoding polyamine aminopropyltransferase, whose amino-acid sequence MPNKLPIASDRQLNKTQRRLLLVTAAVSSGCGLAVELLLGTLASYLVGNQALAYGVAVGGFLAAMGIGSYLSQYIAADTASKKASQQQLLAAFIKVELLIAPLTALLPLSLFALFIADGYLWLGLFLATVLLGILAGLEVPLLTRVLELEAGVREALAGVLALDYLGALLGSLAFPVLLLPWLGMFPTAFILGAFPALMAFFIGQKFSQLRRWGYVGLIVAIALIILSPLATSLSNRLENDLYQAPVVRRIQSAVQRIVLTRQGEDLRLFLDGDLQLSTFDEYRYHEALVHPAMSASGDRQKVLIMGAGDGMALREVLKWQEVEQVTLIELDPEVVKLASSYPQLVKVNQNSFADPRVKVIYGDAFQIAPKLPTQFDVIIADFPDPDREIIAKLYAVGFYRRLLSRLSDTGILVTQASSPFFAPKVISCIAATIAEVGLISHPYVTNVPSFGLWGFVLASRQNIDDTRLQLPVTTRFLTATNLHHLFDLPGDITLDRVDINRLSDPVITRYQSDRRWFAY is encoded by the coding sequence ATGCCAAATAAATTACCTATCGCAAGCGATCGCCAGTTAAATAAAACTCAGCGACGATTATTGTTAGTAACGGCGGCGGTTTCTTCTGGTTGTGGGTTAGCAGTAGAGTTGCTTTTAGGTACTCTGGCAAGCTATTTGGTAGGCAACCAGGCTTTGGCTTATGGTGTGGCTGTTGGTGGTTTTTTAGCGGCGATGGGTATTGGTTCTTACCTCAGTCAGTATATTGCTGCCGATACTGCCAGTAAAAAAGCTTCTCAGCAGCAGTTACTTGCAGCTTTTATTAAAGTCGAACTGTTAATTGCACCTCTGACGGCATTATTACCTCTAAGTTTGTTTGCTCTTTTTATTGCCGATGGCTATCTTTGGTTGGGGTTGTTTTTAGCTACGGTTTTATTGGGAATTTTGGCAGGTTTAGAAGTTCCCTTACTTACTAGAGTATTAGAACTAGAAGCAGGAGTTAGAGAAGCTCTAGCAGGCGTATTAGCTTTAGATTACTTAGGTGCTTTGCTCGGCTCGTTAGCTTTTCCCGTATTGTTGTTGCCCTGGTTGGGAATGTTTCCCACTGCTTTTATTCTCGGTGCTTTTCCCGCACTGATGGCGTTTTTTATCGGACAAAAATTTAGCCAATTGCGACGCTGGGGCTATGTAGGTTTGATAGTTGCGATCGCTCTAATAATTTTGTCTCCTCTGGCTACTTCTTTGAGCAACAGGTTAGAAAACGATCTCTATCAAGCTCCTGTAGTGCGTCGCATTCAGTCAGCCGTACAGCGTATCGTTTTAACCCGTCAGGGAGAAGATTTACGGCTATTCCTCGATGGTGACTTGCAGCTATCAACCTTTGATGAATATCGCTACCATGAAGCCTTAGTACATCCCGCAATGAGTGCTAGCGGCGATCGCCAAAAGGTATTAATTATGGGTGCGGGAGATGGAATGGCACTGCGAGAAGTTTTAAAATGGCAGGAAGTAGAGCAAGTAACTTTAATCGAACTAGATCCAGAAGTAGTTAAGTTAGCTAGCAGTTATCCGCAGTTAGTCAAAGTCAATCAAAATTCATTTGCCGATCCACGCGTTAAGGTGATTTATGGCGATGCTTTTCAAATTGCACCCAAGTTACCAACTCAATTTGATGTAATTATTGCCGATTTTCCCGACCCCGATCGCGAAATTATCGCCAAGCTATATGCAGTAGGTTTTTATCGTCGTTTATTAAGTCGCCTCAGCGATACAGGGATACTAGTTACACAAGCTTCCAGTCCATTTTTTGCACCCAAAGTAATTAGCTGTATTGCAGCAACCATAGCAGAAGTAGGTTTAATTTCCCATCCTTACGTAACTAACGTTCCTAGCTTTGGTCTTTGGGGATTTGTGTTAGCGTCGAGACAAAATATCGATGATACCAGGTTGCAGTTGCCCGTTACTACTCGTTTTCTCACCGCAACAAATTTACATCATTTATTTGACTTACCTGGAGACATAACTTTAGATCGAGTAGATATCAATCGACTTTCCGATCCAGTTATTACTCGCTATCAGTCAGATCGTCGTTGGTTTGCATATTAG
- a CDS encoding glycerate kinase, with translation MAQLSTLSSILSHWYRQQLTAAEIEQLIKTELADKHRCKAFRIDRANCQEKLEARSQLFKLVATPVVQWCKSQGFERQEDILLMLWRLWLPLAMQLDATRNKLGRTSIEGILGGQGTGKSTLASILKLILNQLGHSVAILSIDDLYLTYAERQQLQQQDPRLIWRGPPGTHDVNLGLQVIERCLSANTSEPILLPRFDKSAFEGAGDRTTPEAIEKIDILLFEGWFVGVQPIDDRVFENPLEPITTSEDCQFARDNNRRLKAYLPLWEKLDSLIVLNPVDYRLSQQWRKEAEQKMKQQGKTGMSDAEIDRFVEYFWQALHPELFIAPLINNRNLVNLVIEIERDRSIGKIY, from the coding sequence ATGGCACAACTTAGTACTTTAAGCAGCATTCTCTCTCACTGGTATCGACAGCAGCTAACAGCAGCAGAGATAGAGCAATTAATTAAAACTGAATTAGCCGATAAACACAGATGTAAGGCTTTCAGAATCGATCGCGCTAACTGTCAGGAGAAACTTGAGGCGCGATCGCAATTATTTAAATTAGTTGCAACTCCAGTAGTTCAATGGTGTAAAAGCCAGGGATTTGAGCGGCAAGAAGATATTTTACTCATGCTCTGGAGATTATGGTTGCCATTAGCCATGCAGCTAGACGCAACTAGAAACAAATTAGGCAGAACCTCGATCGAAGGCATACTAGGAGGACAGGGAACGGGGAAAAGCACATTAGCCAGTATTTTAAAGCTAATTTTGAACCAATTAGGACATTCAGTAGCCATCCTGTCCATCGACGATCTTTATTTGACTTATGCCGAAAGACAACAACTACAGCAACAAGATCCTCGTTTAATCTGGCGCGGTCCTCCAGGTACTCATGATGTAAACTTGGGCTTACAGGTTATCGAGAGATGTTTATCAGCAAATACTAGCGAACCTATTTTGTTACCTCGCTTTGATAAATCGGCTTTTGAAGGGGCGGGCGATCGCACTACCCCAGAAGCCATAGAGAAGATAGATATTTTGCTGTTTGAAGGCTGGTTTGTAGGGGTACAGCCTATAGATGATAGAGTATTCGAGAATCCTCTAGAACCAATTACTACCTCTGAAGATTGTCAATTTGCTAGAGATAACAATCGAAGACTCAAAGCTTATTTACCACTGTGGGAAAAACTAGATAGCCTTATCGTACTCAATCCTGTCGATTATCGTCTCAGCCAACAGTGGCGTAAAGAAGCCGAACAAAAAATGAAACAACAGGGCAAAACAGGTATGAGTGATGCCGAAATCGATCGCTTTGTTGAATATTTTTGGCAAGCTCTGCATCCAGAACTATTTATTGCACCGCTAATTAATAACCGCAATTTAGTTAACCTGGTTATCGAGATCGAGCGCGATCGTAGCATTGGCAAGATTTATTAA
- a CDS encoding LD-carboxypeptidase: MSHPINSCQLPPFLQSGDLVTVIAPSGALKETQVAASGLAIWRSQGYRIRLGSNYRSGYGYLAGTDRERRQVLAAAWNDPECKAIVCLRGGYGSARLLEAWDWQQENSAAKWLIGFSDITCLLWSLARVGIASLHAPVLTTLAAEPKWSLERLFGCLRGETLTPLQGQGWGGGKANGILLPANLTVATHLLQTPLQPSLTGAILAFEDVTEYPYRIDRQLTQWRLMGAFKTVKGIALGRFSRCDAPKGSKSWKIEAVLRDRLGDLDIPIVSDLPFGHDGVNAALLVGRSVELDGEAGILSWN; this comes from the coding sequence ATGTCCCATCCTATTAATTCTTGTCAACTACCACCATTTTTACAGTCAGGAGACTTAGTTACGGTTATTGCACCTAGTGGTGCTTTAAAAGAAACTCAGGTAGCAGCATCGGGTTTGGCAATATGGCGATCGCAAGGCTATCGAATAAGATTGGGAAGCAATTATCGCTCTGGCTATGGATATCTAGCAGGAACCGATCGCGAAAGAAGACAAGTATTAGCCGCAGCCTGGAACGATCCTGAGTGCAAAGCAATTGTTTGTCTGAGGGGTGGTTATGGTAGTGCGCGGTTATTAGAAGCTTGGGACTGGCAGCAAGAAAATTCTGCTGCCAAATGGCTAATCGGTTTTTCCGACATTACCTGTTTGCTGTGGAGTCTTGCCAGGGTAGGTATTGCCAGTCTTCACGCTCCCGTACTGACTACTTTAGCGGCAGAGCCAAAATGGTCGCTCGAACGCCTTTTCGGCTGTTTGCGCGGCGAAACTCTCACTCCCTTACAAGGTCAAGGTTGGGGTGGTGGAAAAGCTAACGGAATTTTACTACCTGCAAATCTTACTGTAGCTACTCATCTGCTGCAAACGCCACTTCAGCCCTCTCTAACAGGAGCTATTTTAGCCTTTGAAGACGTTACCGAATATCCCTATCGTATCGATCGCCAACTGACTCAATGGCGGTTGATGGGAGCTTTTAAAACCGTAAAAGGAATTGCTCTGGGTAGGTTTAGCCGCTGCGATGCACCCAAAGGCAGCAAAAGTTGGAAAATAGAAGCCGTGTTGCGCGATCGCCTGGGAGATCTAGATATTCCGATCGTTTCGGACTTACCCTTCGGACACGACGGAGTCAATGCTGCTTTACTCGTCGGGCGATCGGTAGAATTAGATGGCGAAGCAGGTATTTTAAGTTGGAACTAA
- a CDS encoding ferredoxin family protein: MPHTIVTETCEGVADCVDACPVACIHEGPGKNAKGHDWYWIDFATCIDCGICLQVCPVEGAIVGEERPELQQTPG; this comes from the coding sequence TTGCCTCATACTATTGTCACCGAAACTTGCGAAGGAGTAGCAGATTGTGTCGATGCTTGTCCCGTAGCCTGTATTCATGAAGGACCGGGAAAAAACGCTAAAGGACATGACTGGTACTGGATTGATTTTGCCACCTGTATTGACTGCGGTATATGTTTGCAAGTATGCCCTGTAGAAGGCGCGATCGTGGGAGAAGAAAGACCAGAACTGCAACAAACTCCTGGTTAA
- a CDS encoding ABC transporter substrate-binding protein translates to MKRGSKTILTLLLVGILLLSSCGDRNTIESERPLKITFWHGINPPENRDIFQELVTSFNQQHSDIEVKALYVGQPDAQLPKIFAATVSGQPPDMLWFVPQITGKLVQLGALLPLETWLNDAPVKNDIDPVMFASMKLKEHIYSIPFATNNAAVFYRPGLFAEAGITELPTNWSEFKAAAKKLTKDTNGDGRLDRYGVLLSLGKGEWTVFAWLPFIYSAGGNLLANGQPDLTNSGTVAALQLGADLVEAKAAVLSSPERGYELDDFLSGRAAMQVTGPWTLSQLQPTEIDYDVFPIPVAETPAAVIGGENVFVFKTTSERERASLKFLEYILSEEFQTAWALKTGYLPINLKSQQSAEYQNFVAENPVLEVFLNQMKVAKSRPIITQYTRLSENLGRAIEATLLQRQTPKTALQESQQRLELIFDN, encoded by the coding sequence ATGAAACGAGGCAGCAAAACCATACTAACCTTATTATTAGTTGGCATATTATTATTAAGTAGCTGTGGCGATCGCAATACGATCGAATCAGAAAGACCCCTGAAAATAACTTTTTGGCACGGCATCAACCCTCCAGAAAATCGCGATATTTTTCAAGAGTTAGTTACTAGTTTTAATCAGCAACATAGCGATATTGAAGTAAAAGCTTTATATGTCGGACAGCCAGATGCCCAACTACCTAAAATTTTTGCTGCTACCGTTAGTGGACAGCCACCAGATATGTTGTGGTTTGTTCCTCAAATCACTGGTAAGTTGGTACAGTTAGGTGCTTTGCTTCCTTTAGAAACTTGGCTGAATGATGCCCCAGTTAAAAACGATATCGACCCAGTAATGTTTGCTTCGATGAAGCTGAAAGAACATATTTATTCAATTCCTTTTGCTACCAACAATGCTGCTGTTTTCTATCGTCCTGGTTTATTTGCCGAAGCGGGAATTACCGAGCTACCTACAAATTGGTCGGAGTTTAAAGCTGCTGCCAAAAAACTCACTAAAGATACTAACGGCGACGGTCGCCTAGATCGCTATGGCGTTCTATTATCTTTAGGTAAGGGAGAATGGACGGTATTTGCCTGGCTGCCGTTTATTTACAGTGCGGGGGGAAATTTACTAGCTAACGGTCAGCCAGACCTAACAAATAGCGGTACGGTGGCAGCTTTGCAGTTAGGAGCAGATTTAGTAGAAGCTAAAGCAGCTGTTTTGTCTTCTCCAGAAAGAGGTTACGAACTGGATGATTTCTTGTCGGGAAGAGCGGCGATGCAGGTAACTGGTCCTTGGACTCTGTCACAGCTACAGCCAACTGAAATTGATTATGATGTTTTTCCCATACCCGTTGCTGAAACTCCAGCCGCAGTTATTGGCGGCGAAAATGTCTTTGTATTTAAAACTACTTCCGAACGAGAGCGGGCTTCTCTAAAATTTTTAGAATATATTTTAAGCGAAGAATTTCAAACCGCTTGGGCTTTAAAAACAGGTTATTTACCAATTAATTTAAAATCGCAACAGAGCGCAGAGTATCAAAATTTTGTAGCAGAAAATCCCGTGTTAGAAGTGTTTTTAAACCAAATGAAAGTAGCCAAATCGCGTCCAATTATTACGCAGTATACTCGCCTGTCAGAAAATTTGGGTAGAGCGATTGAAGCGACGCTTTTGCAACGACAAACACCAAAAACAGCTTTACAAGAATCGCAGCAGCGTTTGGAACTTATATTTGATAATTAA